In Clostridium omnivorum, the DNA window CTTCCGATCTCTATAATAAAATTGTTCAACTTTTAATAGCCGACTAAATAAGAGTCATTCCTGTAGGTTCGCCGCCTATGGATATGGCTTTTTTGTTTTTCTTTAATATATCTATTCTTAGCAATAGATTATTATAATTATCCCCTATATATAGATAATTCTCATGTTTTATAATTCCTCTAGGCATTCCTCCTACATAAAATTTACCTTTTTCTTTTTTTACTTCTAAATCAATTACGCTTATTGTACCTTCTCCAAAATTAGATACATATCCTTCATTACCTTCTGAACAAATGTATACAGGTGAATTTCCAACACAAATTCTGCCACAAACTTCATAAGTTTTTAAGTCAATTATAGAAATACTTCCATTATTATTGGAACCTAAATTACTTTCACAAACTAAAATCCATTTATTATCCGATGTAAATATTGCATTTGTTGGATAAGGTCCAACTTTAATATTTTTTATAACATTCATACTTATTGTATCAATTACTGTAACACTATCGCTTTCCATGTTTGAAATAACAATAAGATCATTACTTTTATTCTTACTAATACTATGGGGTAGATTACCACAAGGAATTTCCTCAACAATTTTATTCTTAATTAAATTAAAAACAATTACATTATTAAGTTCTCCACATATTACATATGCATCGCTCTGATTTACAGCTACATCATTACAATGAGATCCAATATAAAAGCATTCAATTTCTTTTTGTGTCTTTATATTGATTTTTGAAAGACTATTTCCATAACTATTTGCTACTAAAAGTTCATCATTATAAACGCTAATACCATGTGGCCCTGTTCTTATTAGCTTATTTGCACTAACTGGTATTCTATTTTCTTCCTTAAATACTG includes these proteins:
- a CDS encoding YncE family protein, with the protein product MNCLYVCNTSSDCISKVDLTVFKEENRIPVSANKLIRTGPHGISVYNDELLVANSYGNSLSKINIKTQKEIECFYIGSHCNDVAVNQSDAYVICGELNNVIVFNLIKNKIVEEIPCGNLPHSISKNKSNDLIVISNMESDSVTVIDTISMNVIKNIKVGPYPTNAIFTSDNKWILVCESNLGSNNNGSISIIDLKTYEVCGRICVGNSPVYICSEGNEGYVSNFGEGTISVIDLEVKKEKGKFYVGGMPRGIIKHENYLYIGDNYNNLLLRIDILKKNKKAISIGGEPTGMTLI